One region of Sulfuriroseicoccus oceanibius genomic DNA includes:
- a CDS encoding complex I 24 kDa subunit family protein, with product MSDCENFSVPAELEAEADKRITHYPENKRSAVLPLLHLIQHHFGFISEPAVKWVAAKLDLEPIKVLEVVTFYPGFRQEAPGKFHIRVCRTLSCAMGGSYELMDKLCELTGIDRSKTSHSNPIAVSPCGNFSVEFAECLASCGTAPVCMVNDDFHEAITDDKAADLLKQYKNDNQ from the coding sequence ATGTCAGACTGTGAAAATTTCTCCGTACCCGCCGAACTTGAGGCGGAAGCGGACAAGCGCATCACCCATTACCCTGAGAACAAGCGATCGGCCGTGTTGCCGTTGTTGCACTTGATCCAGCACCACTTTGGATTCATCTCCGAGCCAGCGGTGAAGTGGGTGGCAGCCAAGCTCGACTTGGAACCGATCAAGGTTCTTGAAGTGGTGACCTTCTATCCGGGCTTCCGTCAGGAGGCTCCTGGCAAGTTCCACATCCGAGTTTGCCGCACCCTTTCCTGCGCGATGGGCGGCAGCTACGAGCTGATGGACAAGCTCTGTGAACTCACCGGCATCGACCGCAGCAAGACCAGCCATTCCAACCCGATCGCGGTGAGCCCGTGTGGCAACTTCAGCGTCGAGTTTGCCGAGTGCCTCGCCTCCTGCGGAACCGCACCAGTCTGCATGGTCAACGACGATTTCCACGAGGCGATCACCGACGACAAGGCGGCCGATCTCCTCAAGCAGTACAAGAACGACAATCAGTGA
- the nuoF gene encoding NADH-quinone oxidoreductase subunit NuoF translates to MSQITYLAGKEPDPREHRLIFKNVDREGWDPSIATYINDGGYKMLEKALKMEPSEITNEVKTSGLRGRGGAGFPTGLKWTFIPPNNTKPVYLICNCDESEPGTFKDRYIVHQDPHQLLEGMVISSFAVGAHTAYIYMREEFPEAAKIMEAAIEEAREKGFIGKDILGSGFDLEIYVHRGAGAYICGEETGLIESLEGKRPYPRIKPPYFPAALGLYMCPTIVNNVESLCHVKHIIEMGGDEYAKLGVPRNTGTRIVGVSGDVKKPGYFEIQVGKVTMRELLYDMCGGPKDGREFKAVIPGGSSSKILRCDESFKIKGKDGDEDLSFWDIPLDFDTLAACGSMAGSGGVIVLDDSRKMSWVLNNLNHFYGHESCGQCTPCREGSTWMRKLSDRIVSGEAAPEDVATLESVAYQIDGKTICAFGEASSWPVEAIIAKFRDELLAETKEENAAISTPEALAQRQFLKK, encoded by the coding sequence ATGAGCCAAATCACTTACCTCGCCGGCAAGGAACCTGATCCACGCGAACACCGACTGATCTTCAAAAACGTCGACCGCGAAGGATGGGACCCATCGATCGCCACCTACATCAATGACGGTGGCTACAAGATGCTCGAGAAGGCCCTGAAGATGGAGCCGTCCGAGATCACCAACGAGGTCAAGACCTCCGGCCTCCGCGGCCGTGGCGGCGCAGGCTTCCCTACCGGCCTCAAGTGGACGTTCATTCCACCAAACAACACCAAGCCGGTTTACCTGATCTGTAACTGCGACGAATCCGAGCCCGGTACATTCAAGGACCGCTACATCGTCCACCAGGATCCACACCAGTTGCTTGAGGGCATGGTGATTTCCAGCTTCGCAGTAGGCGCACACACCGCCTACATCTACATGCGCGAAGAGTTCCCGGAAGCGGCCAAGATCATGGAAGCCGCCATCGAAGAAGCACGTGAAAAGGGCTTCATCGGCAAAGACATCCTCGGATCCGGCTTCGATTTGGAAATCTACGTCCACCGTGGCGCTGGTGCCTACATCTGTGGTGAAGAGACCGGACTCATCGAGTCGCTCGAAGGCAAGCGCCCGTACCCACGGATCAAGCCACCATACTTCCCAGCGGCTCTCGGACTCTACATGTGCCCGACCATCGTCAACAACGTGGAATCACTCTGCCACGTGAAGCACATCATCGAGATGGGCGGCGACGAGTACGCCAAGCTGGGTGTGCCTCGCAACACCGGCACCCGCATCGTCGGTGTCTCCGGCGACGTGAAGAAGCCTGGCTACTTTGAGATCCAGGTGGGCAAGGTCACCATGCGTGAACTGCTCTACGATATGTGCGGCGGACCAAAGGACGGCCGCGAGTTCAAGGCGGTGATCCCTGGCGGATCGTCGTCGAAGATCCTGCGCTGTGACGAGTCGTTCAAGATCAAAGGCAAGGACGGCGACGAGGACCTCTCGTTCTGGGACATCCCTCTCGATTTCGACACCTTGGCCGCCTGCGGCTCGATGGCCGGCTCCGGTGGTGTGATCGTCCTCGATGACTCGCGCAAGATGTCGTGGGTGCTCAACAACCTGAACCACTTCTACGGACACGAAAGCTGTGGTCAGTGCACACCATGCCGCGAGGGCTCGACCTGGATGCGCAAACTCTCCGACCGCATCGTCTCCGGAGAAGCCGCACCGGAAGACGTCGCCACTCTGGAGTCGGTCGCCTATCAGATCGACGGCAAAACCATTTGTGCCTTCGGTGAAGCCTCGTCCTGGCCGGTAGAAGCGATCATCGCCAAGTTCCGCGATGAGCTGCTCGCCGAAACCAAGGAAGAGAACGCCGCCATTTCCACCCCTGAGGCCCTCGCCCAGCGCCAGTTCCTCAAGAAGTAA
- a CDS encoding molybdopterin-dependent oxidoreductase gives MSDAPAETKELPKDIAARDGKVNVQINGVWHQFPRGTRMIEACKSVGVEVPHYCYHPKLSSPGNCRMCLVQMGMPPRLAPGQDPEYDEDGYQNIGWMPRPVIACANTVAENMGIRTGGELVEEVRNGVMEFLLINHPLDCPICDQAGECRLQEFSVEHGRGESRFKESKVKKPKNVDIGPRIRLDDERCIMCSRCIRFMDEVADDPVLGFTDRGTHTTLTIHPERRLDHNYSLNTADLCPVGALTSNDFRFQMRVWFLKETKTIDTSCGTGVNITVGARSNTIHRVTPRENNEVNSSWMPDSHRMSFHAVASEARLTHPLVKEEDKHVETSWQDAIATAAAGLKPFSGEEVAVIASARMTNEELFLVADLCGALDTVVCDVVPRVGEPDNIMISADRNPNTEGTKQVLGLESPGTTLATIREGLQSGKIKALIVLGEDVLEDAGFTEDELSAAKFIVASHTHANATAQLADVVLPGAHSLEKRGSMINVTGRIQRLNQAVQAPGQALEDWEILRDLTKALGGKDNGLYLIEDVFKAMSTELELLKDLSLGKIGDQGIQLYETGVEIPILKREQDRVSRGEIVG, from the coding sequence ATGAGCGACGCTCCAGCTGAAACCAAAGAACTACCGAAAGACATCGCGGCGCGCGATGGCAAGGTGAACGTCCAGATCAACGGAGTCTGGCATCAGTTCCCACGCGGCACCCGCATGATCGAGGCCTGCAAATCGGTAGGCGTGGAAGTCCCTCATTACTGCTACCACCCGAAGCTTTCGTCTCCGGGCAACTGCCGTATGTGCCTCGTGCAGATGGGCATGCCTCCGCGTCTCGCACCGGGACAGGATCCGGAGTACGACGAAGACGGCTACCAGAACATCGGCTGGATGCCACGTCCGGTGATTGCTTGTGCCAACACGGTTGCCGAGAACATGGGCATCCGCACCGGCGGCGAGCTCGTCGAGGAAGTCCGCAACGGGGTGATGGAGTTCTTGCTCATCAACCACCCTCTGGACTGCCCGATCTGTGACCAGGCTGGTGAATGCCGCCTGCAGGAGTTCTCGGTCGAGCACGGCCGCGGCGAATCACGATTCAAGGAAAGCAAGGTCAAGAAACCTAAGAACGTCGACATCGGACCACGCATCCGCCTCGACGACGAGCGCTGCATCATGTGCAGCCGCTGTATCCGCTTCATGGACGAAGTCGCGGATGATCCGGTGCTTGGGTTCACCGACCGCGGAACCCACACCACCCTCACCATTCACCCTGAGCGCCGCCTCGACCACAACTACTCGCTCAACACCGCAGACCTTTGCCCGGTTGGCGCACTCACCTCGAACGACTTCCGCTTCCAGATGCGCGTCTGGTTCCTCAAGGAAACCAAGACCATCGACACCTCGTGCGGAACCGGCGTCAACATTACCGTCGGCGCACGCTCGAACACCATCCACCGCGTGACCCCACGCGAAAACAACGAGGTCAACTCCTCTTGGATGCCAGACAGCCATCGCATGAGCTTCCACGCGGTTGCATCGGAAGCACGCCTCACCCACCCGTTGGTGAAAGAAGAGGACAAACACGTGGAGACCAGCTGGCAGGATGCAATCGCAACTGCAGCCGCAGGACTCAAGCCATTCTCAGGCGAGGAGGTTGCCGTTATCGCATCGGCGCGCATGACCAATGAGGAACTCTTCCTCGTGGCTGACCTTTGCGGCGCACTCGACACCGTCGTGTGCGACGTGGTTCCACGCGTTGGTGAGCCGGACAACATCATGATCTCCGCCGACCGCAACCCGAACACGGAAGGAACCAAGCAAGTACTCGGTCTTGAATCACCGGGCACCACGCTTGCCACCATCCGCGAGGGATTGCAGAGCGGAAAGATCAAAGCCCTCATCGTTCTCGGCGAAGACGTGCTGGAAGATGCAGGCTTCACCGAAGATGAGCTCTCTGCTGCCAAGTTCATTGTCGCCAGCCACACCCACGCCAACGCGACCGCTCAACTCGCAGACGTCGTGCTGCCAGGTGCACACTCGCTTGAGAAGCGTGGCTCGATGATCAACGTCACCGGCCGCATCCAGCGACTGAACCAAGCGGTGCAGGCACCGGGTCAGGCGCTCGAAGATTGGGAGATCCTGCGCGATTTGACCAAAGCTCTCGGCGGCAAGGACAACGGCCTCTACCTCATCGAGGATGTTTTCAAAGCCATGAGCACGGAACTCGAACTCCTCAAAGATCTGTCGCTCGGCAAGATCGGCGACCAGGGCATCCAGCTCTATGAGACCGGCGTGGAGATTCCTATCCTCAAACGCGAACAAGACCGCGTCTCCCGCGGCGAAATCGTTGGCTAA
- the nuoH gene encoding NADH-quinone oxidoreductase subunit NuoH — translation MDPTLLSILITLAKIFGFTFALVLLLVAYSVYAERRVAAAMQDRVGPNRTGPFGLLQPIADGLKFVLKEDFTPGHVRKFYFWLAPALVMVPALITVAVIPFGSEVAVPWLEEPIKLVIADINVGPLFIFAIASLSVYGIVLAGWSSNSKYPFLGGVRSSAQMISYEISMGLSLIPVLLIMGELNLNDIVRYQSENGWLLFPVLWNHEGFSTSLEAWALWVPAMIAFIIFTVSIFAETNRTPFDLPECETELVAGYHTEYSSMKFALFFLGEYAAMIVGSGLIVTLFFGGWSLPFGWDQSIMEANGGASPWWLGLAHVGVFLAKVICFILFFIAIRWTVPRFRYDQLMKLGWVIFFELALVNIFIAAGIKMLFRN, via the coding sequence ATGGATCCCACCCTACTCTCCATCCTCATCACGCTGGCAAAGATCTTCGGCTTTACCTTTGCCCTGGTGCTGCTCCTCGTCGCCTACTCGGTGTATGCCGAGCGCCGCGTGGCAGCCGCGATGCAAGACCGAGTCGGCCCTAACCGCACCGGTCCATTCGGCCTGCTGCAGCCGATCGCCGACGGCTTGAAGTTCGTTCTCAAAGAAGACTTCACACCGGGCCACGTCCGAAAGTTCTACTTCTGGCTCGCCCCGGCATTGGTCATGGTGCCTGCCCTGATTACCGTGGCGGTGATTCCATTCGGCAGTGAGGTCGCTGTTCCATGGCTGGAAGAGCCGATCAAGCTGGTGATCGCGGACATCAACGTCGGCCCGCTCTTCATCTTCGCCATCGCCTCGCTCTCGGTCTACGGCATCGTATTGGCCGGCTGGTCGTCGAACTCGAAATACCCATTCCTCGGCGGCGTGCGTTCGAGCGCCCAGATGATCTCCTACGAGATCTCGATGGGACTTTCGTTGATCCCGGTTCTCCTCATCATGGGCGAACTCAATCTCAACGACATCGTGCGCTACCAGTCCGAGAACGGCTGGCTGCTCTTCCCAGTGCTGTGGAACCACGAAGGCTTTTCCACATCGTTGGAAGCATGGGCACTGTGGGTTCCGGCCATGATCGCCTTCATCATCTTCACCGTTTCGATCTTCGCTGAGACCAACCGTACGCCATTCGACCTTCCGGAGTGCGAAACCGAGCTCGTTGCTGGTTACCACACCGAGTACAGCTCGATGAAGTTCGCGCTCTTCTTCCTCGGTGAGTACGCCGCTATGATCGTCGGATCGGGCTTGATCGTCACCCTCTTCTTCGGTGGCTGGTCTCTTCCATTCGGCTGGGACCAAAGCATCATGGAAGCCAACGGTGGCGCCAGCCCATGGTGGCTTGGTCTGGCACACGTCGGTGTGTTCCTCGCCAAAGTCATCTGCTTCATCCTCTTCTTCATCGCCATCCGCTGGACCGTCCCACGTTTCCGCTACGACCAACTGATGAAGCTCGGCTGGGTGATCTTCTTCGAACTCGCCCTGGTCAACATCTTCATCGCAGCGGGCATCAAGATGCTCTTCCGTAACTAA
- a CDS encoding NuoI/complex I 23 kDa subunit family protein, giving the protein MATVTVKRPKLTFWEKIYLPTVLKGLKLTLAHAKRSFRGKTTGKEQLNAGRLGTTMQYPEEKWDDHLPEYFRGAPALVTDEVGRERCVSCQLCEFICPPKAIKIEPEEIPADEKWSKVEKRPKEFEIDMIRCIYCGMCEEVCPEQAIFLRKDYAITGLSREEMVHDKEKLYEIGGKRVGLVNKWNELK; this is encoded by the coding sequence ATGGCAACCGTCACAGTCAAACGTCCTAAACTTACCTTTTGGGAGAAGATCTACCTCCCAACGGTGCTCAAAGGTCTGAAACTCACCCTCGCCCACGCCAAGCGATCGTTCCGCGGCAAGACCACCGGCAAAGAACAACTCAACGCCGGACGCCTCGGAACCACCATGCAGTACCCGGAAGAAAAGTGGGACGACCACCTTCCCGAGTACTTCCGCGGTGCACCTGCCCTGGTGACCGACGAAGTAGGCCGTGAGCGCTGCGTCTCGTGCCAGCTGTGCGAGTTCATCTGCCCACCAAAGGCAATCAAGATCGAGCCCGAGGAAATCCCGGCGGATGAAAAATGGTCGAAAGTTGAAAAGCGCCCGAAGGAATTCGAAATCGACATGATCCGCTGCATCTACTGCGGCATGTGCGAAGAAGTCTGCCCGGAACAGGCTATCTTCCTGCGCAAAGACTACGCCATCACCGGCCTCTCCCGCGAAGAGATGGTCCACGACAAAGAGAAACTTTACGAAATCGGAGGCAAACGCGTCGGCCTCGTGAACAAATGGAATGAGCTCAAGTAG
- a CDS encoding four helix bundle protein, protein MESARSFEDLMAWQKAHALVLEIYKITQSFPSSETYGLTSQIRRAAVSIASNIAEGFNRFSPTEKIRFYNIAEASAEEVRYQLLLAHDLQFADTSHLQEQATEAKRLIIGLIKSIRARS, encoded by the coding sequence ATGGAGAGCGCCAGATCATTCGAAGACCTCATGGCCTGGCAAAAAGCCCACGCTCTCGTACTCGAGATCTACAAGATCACACAATCATTCCCCTCCTCTGAGACCTACGGACTCACTTCACAAATCCGCCGCGCGGCCGTCTCCATCGCATCCAACATCGCCGAAGGCTTCAATCGCTTCTCCCCCACTGAGAAAATCAGATTCTATAACATCGCCGAAGCCTCCGCTGAAGAAGTCCGCTACCAACTCCTGCTCGCACACGACCTCCAATTCGCCGACACCTCTCACCTCCAAGAACAAGCTACAGAAGCAAAACGACTGATCATCGGGCTCATTAAAAGCATTCGGGCCCGCAGCTAG
- a CDS encoding NADH-quinone oxidoreductase subunit J family protein has translation MESLLFYVFTAIMLGSAIGVIVNRNPISSALCLVLSFVGVAGLFILLSAFFIGIIQILVYAGAVMVLFLFIIMLLDVNVEEKRKVNLGAVGGGIFIALIFLGQLLSVVGDIPGASEPLADIDHQQALVARTEARGTDAIDGDRIAEELAEGSLPDVQLIGEAIFTKYNFHLQMVGVLLLTSTVGVVLLSKKKLS, from the coding sequence ATGGAATCTCTTCTCTTCTACGTCTTCACCGCGATCATGCTTGGCAGCGCGATTGGTGTGATCGTCAACCGCAACCCGATCAGCAGCGCGCTTTGCCTGGTGCTTTCGTTCGTCGGAGTTGCCGGATTGTTCATTCTTCTCAGTGCCTTCTTCATCGGCATCATCCAGATCCTCGTCTATGCAGGTGCGGTGATGGTGCTTTTCCTCTTCATCATCATGTTGCTCGACGTGAATGTGGAAGAGAAGCGCAAGGTCAACCTCGGTGCAGTCGGCGGTGGTATCTTCATCGCCTTGATCTTCCTCGGCCAACTGCTCTCGGTCGTCGGGGACATCCCGGGCGCCAGCGAGCCTCTTGCTGACATCGACCACCAGCAGGCACTCGTTGCCCGCACCGAAGCCCGCGGTACCGACGCCATCGATGGCGACCGCATCGCCGAAGAACTCGCCGAAGGCAGTCTGCCGGACGTCCAGCTTATCGGTGAGGCGATCTTCACCAAATACAACTTCCACCTGCAGATGGTTGGCGTGCTCTTGCTGACCTCGACTGTCGGCGTCGTGCTCCTCTCGAAGAAGAAGCTTTCCTAA
- the nuoK gene encoding NADH-quinone oxidoreductase subunit NuoK, with the protein MTLANYLIASGLLFTIGFLGVFVRRNIIVVFMCLEMMLTAANITLVAFSRFNGTQGLPNLDAQTLVFFIITVAAAEVAVGLAIIVALYRAKQSIHTDDIQSMKG; encoded by the coding sequence ATGACCTTAGCCAACTACCTGATCGCCTCCGGTCTTCTTTTCACCATCGGATTCCTTGGTGTCTTCGTTCGCCGCAACATCATCGTCGTCTTCATGTGCCTGGAGATGATGCTTACCGCGGCCAACATCACACTCGTTGCGTTCTCGCGCTTCAACGGAACCCAGGGCCTGCCAAACTTGGACGCCCAAACGCTGGTCTTCTTCATCATCACCGTAGCCGCAGCCGAAGTCGCCGTCGGTCTCGCCATCATCGTGGCGCTCTACCGCGCCAAGCAAAGCATCCACACCGACGACATCCAATCGATGAAGGGCTAA
- the nuoL gene encoding NADH-quinone oxidoreductase subunit L gives MELSLLPWLLLLLPLVSAALIRFVFKKAANLSAYIGTASVAATFGINLMLLTNLGAESLAEIKPLKWFEAGSFSIDLGVTVDQLAVGMMFVVTTIGLLVHLFSLGYMKDDAGKSRYFAGLSLFMFSMTGIVLSDNFLMMFIFWELVGVSSYILIGHWFEKNSAAEASKKAFLTNRIGDFGFMAGILILFGATGTVSFTGIEAAFAGANAPIAGGLLTLAVLGIFCGAVGKSAQLPLHVWLPDAMEGPTPVSALIHAATMVAAGVYMLVRVSFLIESDACAANVIAWIGGITALLAALMATQQSDIKRVLAYSTLSQLGYMVMAVGLLAGYAGMFHLFTHAFFKALLFLGSGAVIYACHHEQDIWKMGGLFKKMPLTAITFIIGTLALIAVPGMSGFWSKEAILHAAEDANPALFWIAVFVAFLTTFYMTRLVIVTFFGKARAHGAEEAKEVGPTMLLPLLVLAVLSVIAGFGFFGAKFMPEAFHSKLHWGDHPAEVAEGSLALIASITTLVLGLIAATVLYKGKDKDPISIPLFRNKFYIDEIYAWVVRLGQDLVAFVANVIDRFVIGGAIVRGAAGLCSGAGLFFRRIQSGNLQAYALMLGVGAIVIIYIALN, from the coding sequence ATGGAACTTTCCCTCCTTCCCTGGCTCCTACTTCTGCTCCCGCTCGTCAGCGCGGCGTTGATCCGGTTCGTCTTCAAAAAAGCCGCCAACCTCAGCGCCTACATCGGCACTGCATCGGTCGCCGCTACCTTCGGCATCAACCTGATGTTGCTCACAAACCTGGGCGCCGAATCGCTCGCTGAAATCAAACCACTCAAGTGGTTCGAAGCAGGCTCGTTCTCGATCGACCTCGGAGTCACCGTCGACCAACTCGCGGTCGGCATGATGTTCGTCGTCACCACCATCGGCTTGCTCGTTCACCTCTTCTCGCTTGGGTACATGAAGGACGACGCAGGCAAGTCGCGCTACTTCGCCGGGCTTTCGCTCTTCATGTTCTCAATGACCGGCATCGTGCTCTCGGACAACTTCCTGATGATGTTCATCTTCTGGGAGCTCGTGGGTGTCAGCTCGTACATCCTGATCGGCCACTGGTTCGAAAAGAACTCGGCAGCCGAGGCCTCGAAGAAAGCATTCCTCACCAACCGTATCGGTGACTTCGGCTTCATGGCCGGTATCCTCATTCTCTTCGGTGCAACCGGAACCGTCAGCTTCACAGGAATCGAAGCCGCATTCGCAGGTGCCAACGCACCAATCGCCGGCGGCCTCCTCACCCTCGCCGTGCTCGGCATCTTCTGCGGCGCCGTCGGTAAGTCGGCCCAGCTTCCACTCCACGTCTGGCTGCCAGACGCGATGGAAGGCCCAACCCCAGTCTCCGCGCTCATCCACGCAGCCACCATGGTTGCCGCCGGTGTCTACATGCTGGTCCGCGTTTCGTTCCTTATCGAGTCCGATGCATGCGCGGCCAACGTGATCGCCTGGATCGGTGGTATCACCGCACTGCTCGCCGCACTCATGGCCACGCAGCAGAGCGACATCAAGCGCGTACTCGCCTACTCCACCCTTTCCCAGCTCGGTTACATGGTGATGGCCGTGGGTCTGCTTGCCGGATACGCTGGTATGTTCCACCTCTTTACCCACGCCTTCTTCAAGGCGCTCCTCTTCCTCGGCTCCGGTGCTGTGATCTACGCCTGCCACCACGAGCAGGACATCTGGAAGATGGGCGGGCTGTTCAAGAAGATGCCGCTCACCGCAATTACCTTCATCATCGGTACGCTCGCACTGATCGCGGTTCCTGGCATGTCCGGATTCTGGTCGAAGGAGGCCATCCTTCACGCCGCCGAGGACGCCAACCCTGCATTGTTCTGGATCGCAGTCTTCGTCGCCTTCCTGACCACCTTCTACATGACCCGCCTGGTGATCGTCACTTTCTTTGGCAAAGCCCGCGCCCACGGTGCGGAAGAAGCCAAAGAAGTCGGCCCTACCATGCTGCTTCCGCTGCTCGTTCTTGCCGTACTCTCGGTGATTGCCGGTTTCGGATTCTTCGGTGCCAAGTTCATGCCAGAGGCTTTCCACTCGAAGCTTCACTGGGGTGACCACCCTGCAGAAGTTGCCGAAGGCAGCCTTGCATTGATCGCCTCGATCACGACGCTCGTGCTCGGTCTCATCGCAGCCACAGTCCTCTACAAAGGCAAGGACAAGGATCCGATCTCGATCCCACTCTTCCGCAACAAATTCTACATCGACGAAATCTACGCCTGGGTCGTTCGCCTCGGCCAGGACCTCGTCGCCTTTGTTGCCAACGTGATCGACCGCTTCGTCATCGGTGGCGCAATCGTCCGCGGAGCCGCTGGTCTTTGCTCGGGTGCCGGTCTCTTCTTCCGCCGCATCCAGTCCGGCAACCTTCAGGCCTACGCCCTCATGCTCGGCGTTGGCGCCATCGTCATCATCTACATCGCGCTGAACTAA
- a CDS encoding complex I subunit 4 family protein, whose protein sequence is MSAIPVIILLLPILAAIAIGLRAPARNTALLAAIANVALTAVLCFNFDQSQGTGDFQFTSSLLVLQSPEISLAFGVDGMSLIMVLLTVIVTLAALWSIKPQIANERLHYISSLLIAAGGLGAFLSTDVFFFYAFHELALIPTFLMIGLCGRGENPKRVAWTITLYLALGSLVLLAGIVALVLNSGGSDGGLTFSMSHLLSMGSQIDPSTQKWIAALLLVGFGTLVSLFPFHSWAAPAYAAAPTSVSMLHAGVLKKFGLYGLIRLAVPLLPEGMAEWTNVLLVLLLCNILYVGLVTVAQRRLDLMLGNSSVMHMGYIFLGIAALISDKGPNPIATNGAVLLMFAHGVSIALLFALAGKIEERTGRLEHDTLGGLAKKMPSLGFLFGLAAFASIGLPGFANFAGEVAIFVAAFAGVYDGSTLTELGNLQWAAIAAFWGVVISAVYMLRSYRSIFMGEEPKGGLEVDGRLTLDEKLPLGMLAAALLVVGFFPNIILQYLN, encoded by the coding sequence ATGTCCGCTATCCCAGTCATCATCCTCCTACTTCCGATCCTCGCAGCGATCGCGATCGGTCTCCGTGCCCCGGCGCGCAACACCGCACTCCTCGCGGCGATTGCCAACGTCGCACTGACCGCCGTCCTGTGCTTCAACTTCGACCAAAGCCAAGGCACCGGTGACTTCCAGTTCACCTCAAGCCTGCTGGTTCTCCAGTCGCCTGAGATCTCCCTCGCCTTTGGCGTGGACGGAATGAGCCTCATCATGGTGCTGCTCACCGTCATCGTGACGCTCGCCGCACTTTGGAGCATCAAGCCTCAGATCGCCAACGAGCGCCTGCACTACATCTCGTCTTTGCTGATTGCAGCTGGTGGTCTCGGTGCTTTCCTCTCGACCGACGTCTTCTTCTTCTACGCCTTCCACGAACTGGCGTTGATTCCGACCTTCCTCATGATCGGCCTCTGCGGGCGCGGTGAAAATCCAAAGCGCGTCGCCTGGACCATCACACTCTACCTCGCTCTCGGCTCGCTCGTGCTCCTCGCCGGCATCGTTGCGTTGGTGCTCAACAGCGGCGGCTCCGACGGCGGACTCACCTTCTCCATGAGCCACTTGCTCAGCATGGGCTCCCAGATCGATCCATCAACTCAGAAGTGGATCGCCGCTCTGCTCCTCGTTGGCTTCGGCACCTTGGTTTCGCTCTTTCCATTCCACTCGTGGGCGGCACCAGCCTACGCCGCTGCACCGACTTCGGTCTCGATGCTCCACGCCGGTGTGTTGAAGAAGTTCGGTCTTTACGGCCTCATCCGCCTCGCCGTCCCTCTCCTTCCTGAGGGCATGGCCGAGTGGACCAACGTCCTGCTCGTCCTGCTGCTCTGCAACATCCTCTACGTCGGCTTGGTCACCGTTGCCCAGCGCCGCCTCGACCTGATGCTTGGCAACTCGTCAGTGATGCACATGGGCTACATCTTCCTCGGCATCGCTGCCCTGATCTCTGACAAGGGACCAAACCCAATCGCCACCAACGGCGCGGTGCTTCTCATGTTCGCCCACGGTGTTTCGATTGCCCTTCTCTTCGCGCTCGCCGGTAAGATCGAGGAGCGCACCGGTCGCCTTGAGCACGACACCCTCGGTGGTCTCGCCAAGAAGATGCCGTCGCTCGGCTTCCTCTTCGGTCTCGCGGCTTTCGCATCCATCGGCCTTCCAGGATTCGCCAACTTCGCCGGTGAAGTTGCCATCTTTGTCGCTGCCTTCGCTGGCGTTTACGACGGATCCACACTGACCGAACTCGGCAACCTGCAATGGGCTGCAATCGCCGCCTTCTGGGGCGTCGTGATCTCCGCGGTCTACATGCTCCGCTCGTACCGCTCGATCTTCATGGGCGAGGAACCAAAAGGCGGACTCGAAGTCGATGGTCGCCTCACCCTCGATGAAAAACTGCCACTCGGCATGCTCGCCGCCGCCCTGCTCGTGGTCGGCTTCTTCCCGAACATCATCCTCCAGTACCTCAACTAA